Proteins encoded within one genomic window of Companilactobacillus sp.:
- a CDS encoding glycerol-3-phosphate dehydrogenase/oxidase has translation MKEFSNETRAKNLQAMQDQELDLLVIGGGITGSGITLDAQSRGIQTGLVEMRDFASGTSSRSTKLVHGGLRYLAQFALKEVHEVGSERAIVYNNAPQITTPLKMMLPFYAGGTYGPFMTSVGLDVYDRLANVKKAERKTMLTPDETEAREPYVNSEGLLGSGLYVEYRTDDARLTLEVAKKASELGAYIANYTKVTGLLYDENHQVCGVKFEDVQTGETGEIHAKKVINSCGPWVDEIRDMDGSNKGKHLHLTKGVHLVIDNAKFPISNSLFFDTPFHDGRMMFAIPREGKTYIGTTDTTWEEDPKEPNITVADVTYILAAANQMFELPQKLTPDDVESGWSGVRPLIQEEGKSPSEISRKDEIFQSDSGLLSIAGGKLTGYRKMANKIVDRVAEQLAAETDYTFEGQQTENLILSGGDVGGDEGWSTYFDKMVHEGIVNYDLEREDAEKLVQRYGSNVTDIYDLLPDGEKDGLPRVDYAMLNYGLKAEMVEHPIDYLLRRSSQMLFDIDHMNEVKDAVIDYMADYYNWSEDTKKAMTAEVDTKLNLTDLHDIKAKYAAYKA, from the coding sequence ATGAAAGAATTTTCAAATGAAACTAGAGCTAAAAATTTACAAGCAATGCAAGATCAAGAATTAGATTTGCTTGTTATTGGTGGCGGTATTACAGGTAGTGGTATCACTCTTGACGCACAATCTCGTGGAATCCAAACTGGTTTGGTTGAAATGCGTGACTTTGCTTCAGGTACATCAAGTCGTTCAACTAAATTAGTCCATGGTGGACTACGTTACTTAGCACAATTTGCACTAAAAGAAGTTCACGAAGTCGGATCAGAACGTGCAATTGTTTATAACAATGCACCACAAATCACAACTCCATTAAAAATGATGCTTCCATTCTACGCTGGCGGTACATATGGCCCATTCATGACATCAGTTGGTCTTGATGTTTATGATCGTTTGGCTAATGTTAAAAAAGCAGAACGTAAGACAATGCTTACACCTGACGAAACAGAAGCTAGAGAACCATATGTTAACTCAGAGGGTCTATTAGGTTCAGGACTTTATGTTGAATATAGAACTGACGATGCTCGTTTGACACTAGAAGTTGCTAAAAAAGCTAGCGAACTTGGTGCTTACATTGCTAACTATACTAAGGTAACTGGATTATTGTATGATGAAAATCATCAAGTTTGCGGAGTTAAGTTTGAAGACGTTCAAACTGGCGAAACTGGTGAGATCCATGCTAAGAAAGTTATTAATTCATGTGGACCATGGGTTGATGAGATTCGTGATATGGATGGTTCAAACAAGGGTAAGCATCTTCACTTAACAAAGGGTGTTCACTTAGTTATCGATAATGCTAAGTTCCCTATTTCAAACTCACTATTCTTTGATACACCATTCCATGACGGTCGTATGATGTTTGCCATTCCTCGTGAAGGCAAGACATATATAGGTACAACTGATACTACTTGGGAAGAAGATCCAAAGGAACCAAACATTACTGTTGCTGATGTAACTTATATTCTAGCTGCCGCAAATCAAATGTTTGAACTTCCACAAAAACTTACTCCAGACGACGTTGAATCTGGCTGGTCAGGTGTTCGTCCTCTTATCCAAGAAGAAGGTAAATCACCTTCCGAAATTTCACGTAAAGATGAAATTTTCCAATCAGATTCAGGCTTGCTCTCAATTGCCGGTGGTAAATTAACTGGTTATCGTAAGATGGCTAACAAGATTGTTGACCGTGTTGCTGAACAATTGGCAGCTGAAACTGATTATACTTTCGAAGGTCAACAAACAGAAAACTTGATTCTTTCAGGTGGCGATGTTGGCGGTGACGAAGGCTGGTCAACATACTTTGACAAGATGGTTCACGAAGGTATCGTAAACTACGATCTTGAAAGAGAAGATGCTGAAAAATTAGTTCAACGTTATGGCTCAAACGTTACTGACATTTATGACTTATTGCCAGATGGTGAAAAAGATGGCTTGCCACGTGTTGATTACGCAATGTTGAATTACGGATTAAAGGCCGAAATGGTTGAACATCCAATTGATTACTTGCTACGTCGTAGCAGCCAAATGCTATTTGACATCGATCATATGAACGAAGTCAAAGATGCTGTAATTGATTACATGGCAGACTACTACAACTGGAGCGAAGATACTAAGAAAGCTATGACAGCTGAAGTTGATACAAAACTCAACTTGACAGATCTTCACGACATCAAAGCAAAATATGCAGCTTACAAAGCTTAA